The following are from one region of the Methanoculleus caldifontis genome:
- a CDS encoding nitroreductase family protein — protein sequence MSPIGGTVNLGVTVIRSRHSVRKYKDKPIEEKIVKDALDCARLAPTARNEQPWLFGTIQNRETLAAIAGLAENGRFIADAPICFAVFGRRDAKYYLEDCCAATVQILLALQAWGVGSCWVAGEKKDYAEDVRKLLNVPEGYALVSLIPAGYPEEIKIAQKKVIDEVAFFERYEEE from the coding sequence ATGAGTCCGATTGGTGGAACGGTTAATCTCGGTGTCACGGTCATACGGAGCAGGCACAGCGTCCGGAAGTACAAGGACAAGCCGATCGAGGAGAAGATCGTCAAGGATGCCCTCGACTGCGCGCGCCTTGCTCCGACCGCACGAAACGAGCAGCCCTGGCTCTTTGGGACCATCCAGAACCGCGAGACGCTGGCTGCGATCGCGGGCCTGGCCGAGAACGGCAGGTTCATCGCCGATGCGCCCATCTGCTTCGCCGTCTTTGGAAGAAGGGACGCGAAGTACTATCTTGAAGACTGCTGTGCGGCCACGGTGCAGATCCTCCTCGCGCTCCAGGCATGGGGGGTCGGGTCCTGCTGGGTTGCGGGGGAGAAGAAGGACTACGCCGAGGACGTCCGGAAACTCCTCAACGTCCCTGAAGGGTATGCGCTCGTCTCCCTCATCCCCGCGGGATACCCCGAAGAGATCAAGATCGCGCAGAAGAAGGTCATAGACGAGGTCGCCTTCTTCGAGCGCTACGAAGAAGAGTGA
- a CDS encoding DUF2115 domain-containing protein — MSATRGPAGIRRACARLRPATTRRELAAALYREVSGYSLFDLQAMRGRMERDLQSVPAGYRRRLYPRMMEMIFETHHTLIATMRRGNPELEDGPLAEEFQDFCGMVERTCLNTDEEEEHLELLYFLLAAFNIFVLGRPAHPVGTPFPGGLEVEVRDGEYLCPVREKADDVSNALCPYCPAKQSEV, encoded by the coding sequence ATGAGCGCGACTCGTGGCCCGGCAGGCATCCGCCGTGCCTGCGCCCGTCTCCGGCCGGCAACGACGCGGAGGGAACTTGCGGCCGCCCTCTACCGCGAGGTCTCCGGCTACTCGCTCTTCGACCTCCAGGCGATGCGGGGCAGGATGGAGCGCGACCTCCAGTCCGTCCCCGCCGGGTACCGCCGGCGCCTCTACCCGCGGATGATGGAGATGATCTTTGAGACGCATCATACCCTGATCGCCACCATGCGCCGGGGCAACCCGGAGCTGGAGGACGGGCCGCTTGCAGAGGAGTTCCAGGACTTCTGCGGGATGGTCGAGAGGACATGCCTGAACACCGACGAAGAGGAGGAGCACCTTGAGCTCCTCTACTTCCTCCTTGCCGCGTTCAACATCTTCGTCCTCGGCCGCCCCGCCCACCCGGTGGGCACGCCCTTTCCCGGCGGGCTCGAGGTCGAGGTCAGGGACGGCGAGTACCTCTGCCCCGTCCGGGAGAAGGCCGACGACGTCTCAAACGCTCTCTGCCCCTACTGCCCGGCAAAGCAGAGCGAGGTTTGA
- a CDS encoding P-II family nitrogen regulator: MKKIEAIIRTMRFESVKNALEDAGYDSMTVTEVKGRGRQKGITQQWRGAEYVVDLIPKTKIEIVVADADVEKVVDIIAASAVTGQIGDGKIFIIPLEDAIRVRTRERGDTAL, encoded by the coding sequence ATGAAGAAGATCGAAGCAATCATTCGGACAATGAGATTTGAGAGCGTCAAAAACGCTCTCGAAGATGCGGGATACGATTCCATGACCGTCACCGAGGTTAAAGGCCGCGGGCGGCAGAAGGGCATCACCCAGCAGTGGAGAGGGGCCGAGTACGTCGTCGACCTGATCCCCAAGACGAAGATCGAGATCGTGGTGGCGGATGCCGATGTCGAGAAAGTCGTCGATATCATCGCCGCCAGTGCGGTGACCGGCCAGATTGGAGACGGAAAGATCTTCATCATACCCCTTGAGGATGCGATCAGGGTCAGAACACGGGAGCGTGGCGACACGGCGCTGTGA
- a CDS encoding ammonium transporter: MVSLKHVHIILIVVLLAMLVTPALAQDPTGAATLEDDPDAPVNFAWTLICGFLVMFMQAGFAMVETGLTRAKNAANILMKNLADFSFGALSYWAVGFALMFGTASGITGLLFGTDGFFLLGDAYDVSTIELWFFQMVFAATAATIVSGAVAERAKFSTYLIASVAITALIYPIYGHWLWGGGWLNAADFMVDLGGGYGALDFAGSGVVHAVGGFVGLAGALLLGSRLGKFRKDGTPVAIPGHALPLAVLGVFILWFGWFGFNPGSTLAATELRISVIAANTVLASAAGAVTTMFITWWRFGKPDVSMTGNGVLGGLVAITASCAWVSPWAAVVIGIVAGIVIYVGVWLLDWVLHIDDPVGAVSVHGFNGAWGLLALGIFADGTYGVYTTEGPMVTGLLYGNAGFLAVQAISMVVNFAWAFGLGLILFAALKYTVGIRVSPAEEMQGLDIGEHGVSAYPNFVIAEPPLDGEKA, encoded by the coding sequence ATGGTGAGTCTAAAGCACGTACACATTATTCTGATTGTCGTCCTCCTGGCGATGCTCGTCACGCCGGCCCTGGCCCAGGACCCGACCGGCGCCGCGACCCTCGAGGACGACCCCGATGCACCCGTCAACTTTGCATGGACCTTGATCTGCGGATTCCTGGTCATGTTCATGCAGGCAGGGTTTGCAATGGTCGAGACAGGACTGACCCGGGCAAAAAACGCCGCAAACATCCTGATGAAGAACCTTGCGGACTTCTCGTTCGGCGCCCTCTCCTACTGGGCGGTCGGGTTCGCCCTGATGTTCGGCACAGCCTCCGGGATCACGGGGCTGCTCTTCGGCACGGACGGATTCTTCCTCCTCGGGGACGCCTATGACGTGAGCACCATCGAACTCTGGTTCTTCCAGATGGTCTTTGCGGCAACGGCAGCCACCATCGTCTCCGGAGCGGTGGCGGAGCGAGCGAAGTTCTCCACGTACCTGATAGCAAGCGTCGCCATCACCGCGCTCATCTACCCCATCTACGGGCACTGGTTATGGGGCGGCGGGTGGCTGAACGCCGCTGACTTCATGGTCGACCTCGGCGGCGGCTACGGCGCGCTCGACTTCGCCGGTTCCGGCGTCGTCCACGCCGTCGGCGGCTTCGTCGGCCTGGCAGGCGCCCTGCTCCTCGGCTCCCGGCTCGGGAAGTTCAGGAAAGACGGCACACCGGTAGCCATTCCGGGCCACGCCCTGCCGCTTGCCGTGCTCGGCGTCTTCATACTCTGGTTCGGCTGGTTCGGGTTCAACCCGGGAAGCACCCTCGCCGCCACCGAACTGCGGATCTCGGTCATCGCCGCCAACACCGTGCTCGCCTCCGCCGCGGGCGCGGTCACCACGATGTTCATCACCTGGTGGCGGTTCGGGAAACCCGACGTCAGCATGACCGGGAACGGGGTGCTCGGCGGCCTCGTCGCCATAACCGCATCCTGCGCGTGGGTGAGCCCGTGGGCTGCCGTCGTCATCGGCATCGTCGCCGGCATCGTCATCTACGTCGGCGTCTGGCTCCTCGACTGGGTGCTCCACATCGACGACCCGGTCGGCGCGGTCTCCGTGCATGGGTTCAACGGCGCCTGGGGGCTGCTCGCGCTCGGCATCTTTGCGGACGGCACCTACGGCGTGTACACCACCGAAGGTCCGATGGTGACCGGGCTGCTCTACGGCAACGCCGGATTCCTGGCCGTGCAGGCCATCAGCATGGTAGTGAACTTCGCCTGGGCGTTCGGGTTAGGGCTTATACTCTTCGCCGCCCTCAAGTATACGGTTGGCATCCGGGTCTCCCCGGCGGAAGAGATGCAGGGGCTTGACATCGGAGAACACGGGGTGAGCGCTTACCCGAACTTCGTTATCGCGGAACCCCCCCTGGATGGTGAGAAAGCATGA
- a CDS encoding ammonium transporter — protein MIDSGATAFVLICTAMVMLMTPGVGLFYGGLVRRKNFISMIALAFIAFAVVALQWVIFGYSLAFGSDIGGLIGNLDYVFLHGVGMDGDGIPDLLFMVFQLVFAGLTLAIVTSAVAERVKLSSFIIFGLLWTTLVYDPLAHWAWGGGWAAQLGALDFAGGTVVHISSGFSALALALVIGKRVGFGQYSMEPHNIPMTLLGGALLWFGWFGFNAGSALAADGLAANAFVVTIIAAAAGALAWLFAAWIRGKPSSVGMISGALAGLVAITPAAGFVDPMASIAIGAVAGIICYWALLFRMRKGLDESLDAWAVHGVGGFWGALATGIFAVAAVGGVDGLLYGNLGQFVIQLVDAAVVVLYAFVVTFVLAKVVDTALGLRVSEEEEYVGLDIAQHGESTQL, from the coding sequence ATGATTGATTCCGGTGCTACGGCGTTTGTCCTCATCTGTACGGCTATGGTCATGCTGATGACTCCTGGCGTGGGGCTCTTCTACGGCGGGCTCGTGCGGCGGAAGAACTTCATCTCCATGATCGCGCTGGCGTTCATTGCATTTGCCGTCGTCGCCCTCCAGTGGGTGATCTTCGGCTACAGTCTGGCCTTCGGGTCCGATATCGGCGGGCTGATCGGAAACCTCGATTACGTCTTCCTGCATGGCGTCGGCATGGACGGCGACGGCATCCCCGACCTGCTCTTCATGGTCTTCCAGCTGGTCTTTGCCGGGCTGACTTTGGCCATCGTCACGTCGGCGGTCGCCGAACGGGTGAAGCTGAGTTCGTTCATCATCTTCGGCCTGCTCTGGACGACGCTGGTGTATGACCCGCTCGCCCACTGGGCGTGGGGTGGGGGCTGGGCAGCGCAGCTCGGGGCCCTGGACTTCGCGGGCGGAACGGTCGTCCACATCAGTTCCGGGTTCTCCGCGCTCGCGCTCGCACTCGTCATCGGGAAGCGCGTCGGGTTCGGGCAGTACAGCATGGAGCCCCACAACATCCCGATGACCCTGCTCGGAGGGGCGCTCCTGTGGTTCGGGTGGTTCGGGTTCAACGCCGGCAGCGCGCTGGCAGCCGACGGCCTGGCAGCCAACGCCTTCGTTGTCACCATTATCGCCGCGGCCGCAGGGGCTCTTGCCTGGCTCTTCGCTGCCTGGATTCGCGGCAAGCCGAGTTCGGTCGGCATGATCAGCGGCGCCCTCGCCGGGCTTGTCGCCATAACTCCGGCGGCCGGGTTCGTCGATCCCATGGCTTCGATTGCGATCGGTGCGGTCGCAGGCATCATCTGCTACTGGGCCCTGCTCTTCCGGATGCGGAAGGGTCTGGACGAGAGCCTGGACGCCTGGGCCGTCCACGGCGTCGGTGGTTTCTGGGGCGCTCTGGCGACCGGTATCTTTGCGGTTGCGGCAGTCGGCGGTGTCGATGGCCTGCTCTACGGAAACCTCGGCCAGTTCGTCATTCAACTGGTTGATGCGGCTGTCGTCGTCCTCTACGCCTTCGTCGTGACCTTCGTGCTTGCCAAAGTCGTCGACACGGCGCTGGGGCTCCGGGTGAGCGAGGAGGAAGAATATGTCGGGTTGGATATCGCACAGCATGGGGAATCGACCCAGCTGTGA
- a CDS encoding P-II family nitrogen regulator: MKMVTAIIRPEKFDSVKSALEASGIYGMTISEVRGRGAQKGISLQFRGKTVPVDLIPKMKIEMVVKSAEVDEVIRIIREHGRTGKFGDGRVFVMPIETMCKVRTDEVDPVDQ; the protein is encoded by the coding sequence ATGAAGATGGTTACGGCAATTATCAGGCCTGAGAAGTTTGATTCGGTAAAATCGGCCCTTGAGGCGAGCGGGATCTATGGTATGACCATCAGCGAAGTGCGGGGGCGCGGAGCACAGAAGGGGATCTCGCTCCAGTTCAGGGGCAAGACGGTGCCGGTCGATCTCATCCCCAAGATGAAGATCGAGATGGTGGTCAAGAGCGCAGAGGTGGACGAGGTCATCCGGATCATCCGGGAGCACGGGCGGACCGGAAAGTTCGGGGACGGCCGGGTCTTCGTGATGCCCATCGAGACCATGTGCAAGGTGCGGACCGACGAGGTCGACCCGGTCGACCAATAA
- a CDS encoding ammonium transporter → MVLDNGDTAFILICTALVMLMTPGVGLFYGGLVRRKNLISMVALSFVALSIVTLQWVFFGYSLAFGPDISGIIGSFTFIGLEGVGTTGDGIPDLLFMVFQMAFAAIALAIVTSAVAERVKLSSFIVFGLLWTTLIYDPIAHWVWGGGWAAQMGIVDFAGGIVIHISAGFSALALALVIGKRVGFGQYSMDPHNIPMTLLGGALLWFGWFGFNAGSALAADGLAANAFVVTNISAASGALAWMGASWVRGKPSSLGMISGAIAGLGAITPAAGFVGPLAAVVIGTVSGLLCYYALLFRIRKGLDESLDAWAIHGVGGFWGTLSIGIFAIASIGGVSGLIAGAGEQFLLQAFGAVAVTVFSFAGTYVIARCVDALMGLRVSEDEEYVGLDISQHGESIQV, encoded by the coding sequence ATGGTGCTTGATAATGGCGATACAGCGTTTATTCTGATCTGTACAGCGTTGGTTATGTTGATGACGCCGGGAGTGGGGCTCTTCTACGGCGGATTAGTTCGACGAAAGAACCTGATCTCGATGGTTGCCCTCTCGTTCGTTGCACTCTCGATCGTTACGCTTCAATGGGTTTTCTTCGGCTACAGTCTGGCCTTTGGGCCCGATATCTCCGGGATCATCGGGTCGTTCACGTTCATCGGGCTTGAAGGCGTCGGAACAACCGGCGACGGCATCCCCGACCTGCTCTTCATGGTCTTCCAGATGGCCTTCGCTGCGATTGCCCTTGCCATCGTCACGTCGGCGGTCGCCGAACGGGTGAAGCTGAGTTCGTTCATCGTCTTCGGCCTGCTCTGGACGACGCTGATCTACGATCCGATCGCCCACTGGGTATGGGGCGGGGGCTGGGCTGCACAGATGGGCATCGTTGACTTTGCGGGCGGCATCGTCATCCATATCTCGGCAGGCTTCTCGGCGCTCGCACTCGCGCTCGTCATCGGGAAGCGCGTCGGGTTCGGGCAGTACAGCATGGATCCCCACAACATCCCGATGACCCTGCTCGGAGGAGCGCTCCTGTGGTTCGGGTGGTTCGGGTTCAACGCCGGCAGCGCGCTGGCGGCCGACGGCCTGGCGGCCAATGCCTTCGTCGTGACCAACATCTCCGCCGCGTCCGGGGCGCTGGCATGGATGGGGGCGTCATGGGTCCGGGGCAAACCGAGCTCGCTCGGCATGATCAGCGGTGCCATTGCCGGACTCGGCGCGATCACCCCGGCGGCAGGATTTGTCGGGCCCCTGGCGGCGGTCGTGATCGGCACGGTCTCCGGTCTGCTCTGTTACTACGCCCTGCTCTTCCGGATCAGGAAGGGCCTGGACGAGAGTCTGGACGCCTGGGCAATCCACGGCGTGGGAGGGTTCTGGGGAACGCTTTCGATTGGTATTTTTGCGATCGCTTCCATAGGTGGTGTGAGCGGCCTCATCGCAGGAGCCGGAGAGCAGTTCCTTCTGCAGGCGTTCGGCGCCGTAGCCGTCACGGTCTTCTCGTTTGCGGGGACGTACGTCATAGCACGGTGTGTCGATGCGCTGATGGGTCTCCGGGTGAGTGAAGACGAAGAGTATGTCGGGCTGGACATCTCCCAGCACGGTGAGTCCATTCAGGTCTAG
- a CDS encoding P-II family nitrogen regulator — MKLVIAVIRPEKFEQVKKALEAEGIIGMTVTEVKGRGEQKGIALQFRGKAMPVDLIPKVKIEMAVKDADVEKVIGIVRANGRTGKPGDGRIFVSPIESICRVRTDLEDPAEL, encoded by the coding sequence ATGAAGTTAGTCATTGCAGTGATCAGGCCGGAAAAGTTTGAACAGGTGAAAAAAGCCCTTGAAGCCGAGGGAATCATCGGAATGACCGTCACCGAGGTGAAGGGTCGGGGGGAACAGAAGGGCATTGCCCTGCAGTTCCGGGGAAAAGCCATGCCGGTCGACCTCATCCCGAAGGTGAAGATCGAGATGGCCGTTAAGGATGCCGATGTCGAGAAGGTCATCGGCATCGTCCGGGCGAACGGCCGGACCGGCAAGCCGGGAGACGGCAGGATCTTCGTCAGTCCGATCGAGAGCATCTGCCGGGTGCGGACGGACCTTGAGGATCCGGCCGAACTATAA